In Arachis hypogaea cultivar Tifrunner chromosome 2, arahy.Tifrunner.gnm2.J5K5, whole genome shotgun sequence, a genomic segment contains:
- the LOC112727382 gene encoding protein FAR1-RELATED SEQUENCE 5, whose protein sequence is MEVTSSEEDANCGGSEGDAYEVENSDLEDLAELSEEDILKKVWDSIDNAYEFYRGFRKLHGFGVRKGDSGKDCEGNLVRYRFFCNKEGLRERKHYDRVDRTRVHKPETRTNCKAMLSVYLDKNDKYWKVRKLVTEHNHELTPAGMVHLIANHRRLTEVAKSQIVGMQAHGIATSKIVGYMAGMAGGYLLLEFLKKDVYNYADKRQRIKIADGDANSALVYLERKAESDPMAIAKYNVTTDNWLANLIWADRSSRVDYQYFGDVLAFDSTYRKNKYKRPVVIFSESNNHKQTTIFGFGLLLDESLASYRWMLENLMEIMCGKKPSVVVINGDKAMIKAVSEVLPESAHRLCAWHVEKNVTTNAKDADLRGLFRRWLYADMATEVFESEWEQAADEYGLRHKQVPCQMYDKKETWVSAYLRDKFCAGYRTTSRCEGINAYVNKFSKSTHTILELVQCLEMVACEYRNKEMLLQFQSINSVLVMTTCLRSIE, encoded by the coding sequence ATGGAGGTGACTTCGAGCGAGGAGGATGCTAATTGTGGAGGGAGTGAAGGTGATGCTTACGAAGTAGAAAATTCTGATTTGGAAGACCTTGCCGAACTGAGTGAGGAGGACATCCTAAAGAAGGTATGGGACAGCATTGATAATGCATATGAGTTCTATCGGGGTTTCAGAAAACTGCATGGGTTTGGGGTGCGAAAGGGTGACTCCGGAAAAGACTGTGAGGGGAATCTTGTAAGGTATAGATTTTTTTGTAACAAGGAAGGGTTGAGGGAACGTAAACACTACGACAGGGTTGACAGAACGAGGGTACACAAACCGGAGACAAGAACTAACTGCAAGGCAATGTTATCGGTTTATTTAGACAAAAATGATAAGTATTGGAAGGTTAGGAAGTTAGTTACTGAACACAATCACGAGTTGACACCGGCAGGAATGGTGCACTTGATTGCCAATCATCGTCGGTTAACGGAAGTTGCAAAAAGTCAGATAGTTGGGATGCAAGCACATGGTATTGCAACGTCTAAGATTGTGGGGTACATGGCTGGTATGGCCGGGGGCTATTTGTTGTTGGAGTTCCTGAAGAAGGATGTCTATAACTATGCTGACAAAAGGCAGCGCATTAAAATAGCTGATGGCGATGCAAATTCTGCATTAGTGTATCTAGAGAGAAAAGCCGAATCAGACCCCATGGCAATCGCAAAATATAATGTGACTACTGACAACTGGCTCGCAAATCTGATTTGGGCGGACAGATCTAGTAGAGTCGATTACCAATACTTTGGCGATGTGTTGGCGTTCGATTCAACCTACAGGAAAAATAAATACAAGAGACCGGTTGTGATTTTTTCTGAATCAAACAATCATAAGCAGACCACTATATTTGGGTTTGGGTTGTTGCTTGATGAAAGTTTGGCATCCTATCGGTGGATGCTGGAGAATTTGATGGAGATCATGTGTGGTAAGAAGCCATCTGTAGTGGTGATCAACGGGGATAAAGCAATGATAAAAGCAGTTTCTGAAGTCCTCCCCGAGTCGGCGCATCGGTTGTGTGCATGGCATGTGGAAAAGAACGTCACAACGAATGCGAAGGATGCTGATTTACGTGGGCTGTTCAGAAGATGGTTGTATGCGGACATGGCAACAGAGGTCTTTGAGTCGGAATGGGAGCAGGCCGCCGATGAGTATGGCCTCCGCCACAAGCAGGTGCCGTGCCAGATGTATGATAAAAAAGAGACGTGGGTAAGTGCTTATCTGCGTGACAAGTTCTGCGCGGGCTACCGGACTACATCCCGCTGTGAAGGAATTAACGCATACGTAAACAAGTTTTCGAAGTCCACCCACACAATTTTGGAGCTGGTACAGTGCTTAGAGATGGTTGCCTGTGAGTATCGGAATAAGGAGATGCTGCTCCAGTTTCAATCCATAAACTCAGTTCTGGTTATGACAACATGCCTCAGAAGTATTGAATGA
- the LOC112749136 gene encoding N-carbamoylputrescine amidase gives MGRNVVVSALQFACTDDVDTNVDTAERLVRDAHKQGANIVLIQELFEGYYFCQAQREDYIQRAKPYKDHPTILRMQELAKELGIVIPVSFFEEANNAHYNSIAIIDADGSDIGIYRKSHIPDGPGYQEKFYFNPGDTGFKVFQTKFAKIGVAICWDQWFPEAARAMALQGAEILFYPTAIGSEPQDQGLDSRDHWKRVMQGHAGANLVPLVASNRIGKEVIETEHGNSEITFYGNSFIAGPTGEIVAAADDKHEAVLVAQFDLDKIKSQRHCWGVFRDRRPELYKVLLTFDGTNPIV, from the exons ATGGGCAGGAACGTGGTGGTATCAGCACTGCAGTTTGCCTGCACCGACGATGTCGATACCAATGTTGACACTGCCGAAAG GCTGGTTAGAGATGCTCATAAACAGGGTGCAAACATTGTTCTCATTCAG GAACTCTTTGAAGGTTATTACTTCTGTCAAGCACAAAGAGAAGATTACATTCAAAGAGCTAAGCCATATAAGGATCATCCTACGATTCTCag GATGCAGGAACTTGCAAAAGAGTTAGGCATAGTCATACCAGTTAGCTTCTTCGAGGAGGCAAACAACGCACATTATAATTCAATAGCCATAATTGATGCTGATGGGAGTGATATTGGGATTTATAGAAAATCCCATATTCCAGATGGACCAG GTTACCAGGAAAAGTTCTATTTTAATCCCGGTGACACTGGATTTAAG GTTTTCCAGACTAAATTTGCAAAGATTGGAGTTG CTATTTGCTGGGACCAGTGGTTTCCTGAGGCAGCACGGGCAATGGCGCTTCAAGGTGCAGAGATTTTATTTTATCCCACTGCTATTGGTTCTGAACCACAAGACCAGGGTCTTGACTCTCGTGACCACTGGAAGCGTGTAATGCAAGGACATGCTGGGGCTAATTTG GTACCTCTTGTAGCTTCAAATAGGATAGGGAAAGAGGTAATTGAGACCGAGCATGGGAATAGTGAGATTACGTTTTATGGAAACTCCTTTATAGCAG GACCAACTGGAGAAATAGTTGCAGCTGCTGATGATAAACATGAAGCGGTTCTTGTTGCTCAATTCGATTTGGACAAGATCAAATCCCAGAGACATTGTTGGGGGGTATTTCGCGACCGGCGCCCGGAGCTATATAAGGTGCTTTTAACATTTGATGGCACCAATCCTATCGTATGA
- the LOC140172923 gene encoding uncharacterized protein: MSSKDFFKARTILAPTLDIVEEVNNHLMAIIPGGKKLYLSSNSICMDEGNMESQLDLYGLELLNSINYSGLSPHKLILKVGVLVILPRNIDQSSGLCNGTRLQVKKLENPVIECEVLTGNNVGHIALISRMNMVPTNETVPVRFQRRQFPIIVSFAMTINKSQEQTLSHIGLYLPRPVFTHGQLYVALSRVKSKRGLKVLLMNHVGMSANSTINVVYREVFEKIVF, translated from the coding sequence ATGTCCTCAAAGGATTTTTTCAAAGCAAGAACTATACTGGCTCCCACACTAGACATCGTTGAAGAGGTCAACAACCATCTGATGGCTATCATTCCTGGAGggaaaaaattatatcttagttCGAATTCCATTTGTATGGATGAAGGGAATATGGAGAGTCAACTAGATCTCTATGGTCTTGAATTACTGAATAGTATAAATTATTCTGGTTTGTCTccacataaattaatactcaaggtTGGTGTTCTGGTGATTTTACCAAGGAATATTGACCAATCCAGTGGTCTTTGTAATGGTACAAGGCTACAAGTTAAGAAGCTTGAAAATCCTGTCATAGAATGTGAAGTCTTAACGGGTAACAATGTTGGTCATATTGCTTTGATTTCAAGAATGAATATGGTACCAACAAATGAAACCGTCCCAGTTAGATTCCAACGAAGACAGTTTCCCATAATAGTATCATTTGCCATGACAATTAATAAGTCTCAGGAACAAACTTTATCTCATATTGGATTATACTTGCCCAGACCAGTTTTTACACATGGCCAACTATATGTGGCactttcaagagttaagagtaagagaggttTAAAAGTTTTACTTATGAATCACGTAGGAATGTCTGCAAATTCAACCATCAATGTTGTTTATAGAGAAGTCTTTGAAAAAATAGTATTctaa